In Biomphalaria glabrata chromosome 11, xgBioGlab47.1, whole genome shotgun sequence, the following proteins share a genomic window:
- the LOC106065367 gene encoding mucin-2-like — MSRHKEAVLLTTQATPLAKPVPTTLATPLTKPVPTTLATPLTKQVPTTLAKPLTKSVPTTLATSLSKPVSTTLVTPLTKIVLTTIATTLTKQVPTTLAKPLTKSVPTTLVTPLAKPVQTILAKPLTKPVPTTLATPLTKQVPTTLAKPLTKSVPTTLASPLTKPVPTTLSKPLTKSVPTTLATPLTKPVPTTLATPLTKPAPTTLATPLTKPVPTTLATPLTKPVPTTLATPLTKPAPTTLATPLTKPAPTTLATPLTKPVPTTLATPLTKSVPTTLATPLTKPVPTTLATPLTKPAPTTLATPLTKPVPTTLATPLTKSVPTTLATPLTKPVPTTLATPLTKPVPTTLATPLTKSVPTTLATPLTKSVPTTLATPLTKSVPTTLATPLTKSVPTTLATPLTKPAPTTLATPLTKSVPTTLATPLTKPVPTTLATPLTKPVPTTLATPLTKPVPTTLATPLTKPVPTTLATPLTKPVPTTLATPLTKSVPTTLATPLTKSVPTTLATPLTKSVPTTLATPLTKPAPTTLATPLTKSVPTTLATPLTKPVPTTLATPLTKSVPTTLATPLTKPVPTTLATPLTKPVPTTLATPLTKPVPTTLVTPL; from the exons ATGTCGCGGCATAAAG AGGCCGTTTTACTCACCAcccaagctacgccactggctaaACCAGTACccaccaccctagctacgccactgactaaaCCAGTACCCACCACACTAGCCACGCCACTGACTAAACAAGTACCCACCACCCTAGCTAAGCCACTAACTAAATCAGTACCCACCACTCTAGCTACGTCACTGAGTAAACCAGTATCCAccaccctagttacgccactgactaAAATAGTACTCACCACCATAGCTACAACACTGACTAAACAAGTACCCACCaccctagctaagccactgaCTAAATCAGTACCCACCACCTTAGTCACGCCACTGGCTAAACCAGTACAAACCATCCTAGCTAAGCCACTGACTAAACCAGTACCCACCACACTAGCGACGCCACTGACTAAACAAGTACCCACCaccctagctaagccactgaCTAAATCAGTACCCACCACCTTAGCCTCGCCACTGACTAAACCAGTACCAACCACCCTATCTAAGCCACTGACTAAATCAGTACCcaccactctagctacgccactaacTAAACCAGTACccaccaccctagctacgccactgactaaaCCAGCACCaaccactctagctacgccactgactaaaCCAGTACCcaccactctagctacgccactgactaaaCCAGTACccaccaccctagctacgccactgactaaaCCAGCACCaaccactctagctacgccactgactaaaCCAGCACCaaccactctagctacgccactgactaaaCCAGTACccaccaccctagctacgccactgactaaaTCAGTACccaccaccctagctacgccactgactaaaCCAGTACccaccaccctagctacgccactgactaaaCCAGCACCaaccactctagctacgccactgactaaaCCAGTACccaccaccctagctacgccactgactaaaTCAGTACccaccaccctagctacgccactgactaaaCCAGTACccaccaccctagctacgccactgactaaaCCAGTACccaccaccctagctacgccactgactaaaTCAGTACccaccaccctagctacgccactgactaaaTCAGTACccaccaccctagctacgccactgactaaaTCAGTACccaccaccctagctacgccactgactaaaTCAGTACccaccaccctagctacgccactgactaaaCCAGCACCaaccactctagctacgccactgactaaaTCAGTACCCACcacactagctacgccactgactaaaCCAGTACccaccaccctagctacgccactgactaaaCCAGTACCcaccactctagctacgccactgactaaaCCAGTACCcaccactctagctacgccactgactaaaCCAGTACCcaccactctagctacgccactgactaaaCCAGTACccaccaccctagctacgccactgactaaaTCAGTACccaccaccctagctacgccactgactaaaTCAGTACccaccaccctagctacgccactgactaaaTCAGTACccaccaccctagctacgccactgactaaaCCAGCACCaaccactctagctacgccactgactaaaTCAGTACCCACcacactagctacgccactgactaaaCCAGTACccaccaccctagctacgccactgactaaaTCAGTACccaccaccctagctacgccactgactaaaCCAGTACCcaccactctagctacgccactgactaaaCCAGTACCcaccactctagctacgccactgactaaaCCAGTACCCACCActctagttacgccactgtag